The genomic region GGAGGCGTCGACCCTGGTCGGCCCGCTGATCGACGAGACCGCGGCGCAGGCCTTCGGCGCGGCGATCGAGCAGGCGCAGGCCGACGGCGGCACCCTCGTGACCGGCGGCGAGACGGTGGCGGTCGGCGAGGGCGGGCACTACGTGCGGCCCGCGATCGTCGACATGCCGCACCAGAGTGAGGTCGTCCGGGCCGAGACCTTCGCCCCGCTGCTCTACGTGCTCACCTACCGCGAGCTCGACGAGGCGCTGCGCCTGCACAACGAGGTCACCCAGGGCCTCTCCTCCTCGATCTTCACCCTCGACGTCCGCGAGGCCGAGGCCTTCGTGTCGGTGACCGGTTCGGACTGCGGCATCGCCAACGTCAACATCGGGCCTTCGGGGGCCGAGATCGGCGGAGCCTTCGGCGGCGAGAAGGAGACCGGAGGTGGCCGGGAGTCCGGCTCGGACGCGTGGCGGAACTACATGCGTCGCACGACCAACACGATCAACTACGGGACCGAGCTGCCGCTCGCGCAGGGCGTCGAGTTCCTCTGATGGTCACCCCGACCCAGCTGCGGGCCCGGTTCGCGGAGGCGCTGTCCACGCTGTACGGCACCGAGGTGCCGGCGTACACGACGCTCGTCGAGGTGTCCCAGGGCGTCAACGCCGACGTGCTCGCGGCCGGCGGCGCCGACGCCGAGCGACTCGGATCCATCCAGCGGGTCACGGCCGAGCGGCACGGGGCGATCCGGGTGGGCACCCCAGAGGAGCTGGCGCAGGTGGGCCGGGTCTTCGGCGCCTGCGGCATGTATCCCGTGGGCTTCTACGACCTGCGCGAGGCGAACCCGCCGATCCCCGTCGTCTCCACGGCGTTCCGCCCGATTGACCGCGCGGAGCTCGCGGTCAATCCCTTCCGGGTCTTCACGTCGGTGCTCGTCGTGGACGACCGACGCTTCTTCGACGGGCAGCTCGAGGCGGAGCTGCGCGAGTTCCTCGACGCGCGGACCCTCTTCTCCCCTGAGCTGCTCGAGCTCGCCGACCGCATGGAGACAGATGGCAGCCTCTCGCCCGAGGACGCCGACCGGTTCCTGGAGCTCGCCACGCAGGTCTTCGCCCTGTCGCCCGAGCCCGTCGACCGCGCCTGGTACGCCCGGCTCGAGGCGATCTCGAGCGTCGCGGCCGACATCGGCGGGGTCTCGTCGACGCACATCAACCACCTCACGCCGCGGGTCCTCGACATCGACGCGCTCTACGAGCGGATGCAGGCCCGGGGGATCGTGATGATCGACCGGATCCAGGGTCCGCCGCGCACCGCCCCGGGCGCACCCGACGTCCTGCTCCGGCAGACGTCGTTCCGCGCGCTCTCGGAGCCGCGGAGCTTCCGCGAGGTCGACGGCAGGGTCGTGCCGGGTGAGCTGCGCGTGCGCTTCGGCGAGGTCGAGCAGCGCGGCGTGGCCCTGACCCCTGCGGGCCGGGAGGTCTACGACCGCGAGGGTCTCGCGGGGCTGCCGGACACCGACGAGGCGCTCGACGCCGCCGACCTCGCGTACTACGTGCGCGACGAGGCCGGCGCCCTGCTGCCGCTCGTGTACGAGGACTTCCTGCCCAGGTCGGCCGCCGGCATCTTCGCCTCCAACCTGACCGGTGAGGGCCGCTCCGACCTCACCCGGGAGGCCTCGGGGCGCGACGCCGCCTGGATGCGCGACGTGCTGGGGCGCGAGCTCCACGACCCGTACGCGCTGTACGGGGCCGAGCGATCGGCGCACCGCGGGGCGTAGCCCGACGGGGCGCCCTCGCGCTGGCGCCGATCCTTGACGACCCACGCACAGTAGTCAAGGATAAGGTTGTTTCCTTTACTACTGACGAGCCGTAGTCAAGGATCGGCGCCATTCGTCAGGAGGCTCTCGTGGACGCTGCAGCGCTGAATCGCGGGTGGGCGCCGGTGGCCTACGAGTCGCGCCCGTGGACCGTGTCCGAAGGCGGGCACCTGTCCGGCACGGCTCGCCGGGACCACTCCGGTCCGTACCCGGCCGCGGTGCTGCCGCGGATCGCCGGAGCCGAGGTGAACCTGCCGACCAGGTTGCTGACGCAGTGCTCGGAGGCAGCCAGTGAGCTGGCCCGGTTCGACGAGCACCTGTCGGGTGTCCTCGGCGGGGCCGTGGACGGGACCGGCCCCTTGGCGTCGGTGCTGCTGCGGACCGAGTCGGCATCGTCCTCGCAGATCGAGAACATCACGGCCGGGGCACGCAAGATCGCGCTGGAGGCCATCGGGGAGCACTCCTCGGCGAATGCGAAGCTGGTCGCGGCGAACGTGGCCGCTACTCTCGCGGCCCGTGACCTGGGCGACGGCCTGTCGGTGGAGACCATTCTCGCGATGCACGCCGCCCTGCTGGGCCGAGCCGATCCCGACATCGCGGGGCGCTTGCGGGAGACGCAGGTCTGGATCGGTGGGACGGCCCATGGTCCGCACCGGGCGGTCTTCGTGCCACCGCATCACAGTCGGATCGCCGGGGACCTGGACGACCTGATCGAGTTTGCGGGCCGCGATGACCTCCCGCCCCTGGTGCTGGCCTCACTCGTGCACGCCCAGTTCGAGACGATCCACCCCTTCGTTGACGGGAACGGACGCACCGGACGGGCGATCGTGCACGCCCTGCTCGCCGGACGCGGTGTCACGACCCGGGCGGTGGTGCCCATCAGCGCGGGTCTGCTGGTCGACACACGGGCCTACTTCGACGCGCTCGGCGCCTATCGGGATGGGGACGCCGCGCCGATCGTGTCGCGCTTCGCCAAGGCCGCGATCGACGCGGCAGCGTTGGGCCGCGGCCTCGTCGACGACCTGGCACGGGTGCGCGGCGAGCAGGCGGACCAGATCCGGGCCCGTAGGGACGCGGCCGTCTGGCGGCTCAACGACCTGCTGGTGTCCCAGCCAGTCGTCAACACCGGCTACGTCGTGGAGCGGTTGGGCGTGTCCGTCCCGACCGCGTTGGCTGCGATCGGAGCGCTCGAGGAACTTGGGTCGCTGGTCGAGGCGACCCAGAAGGGCCGCAACCGGGTCTGGCACGCCCCCGCAGTCGTTGACGTGCTCGACGGCTTCGCCGCCCGCATCCGCCGGGTCCAGTCCGACGCCTGATGAGCGAGGGCCGCGCCGACTGCACCGCCGGGCCTGGCCCGTCGCCGGTGGTAGCGTCCGAGCGCCCGGGGGGAACGGTCGTGGGGCGAGGCCGGTTCGCCGCCCGCATCCACGCCTGGAGGCCTGATGGACACCTACGACGACGTCGTGAACGGGCGCCGCAGCATCCGCGGATTCACCGCCGAGCCGGTGCCGCGCGAGCTGGTCGAGGAGATCATCGCACTGGCCGTGCGCGCGCCCTCGTCGCTCAACTCGCAGCCGTGGAACTTCACCGTCGTCACTGGTGAGCCGCTCGAGCGGATCCGCGAGGGAAACACCGAGCGCATGCTGGCCGGTGTGCCCGAGTCGCGGGAGTTCCGGATGGGCGAGCCCTACGCCGGGCAGCACCGCGAGCGACAGGTCGAGATCGCCAAGCAGCTGTTCGGTGCCATGGGCATCGCCCGCGAGGACGCCGAGCGCCGACAGGACTGGGTCATGCGCGGCTTCCGCCAGTTCGACGCTCCCGTCTCGGTCGTCGTGACCTACGACCGGGAGCTGCTGGGCAACGACATCGCGGTGTTTGACTGCGGCGCGGTCACCAACGCCCTCGTCAACGCGGCCTGGTCGCGCGGCCTGGGCTGCGTCATCAACAGCCAGGGGATCATGCAGTCCCCGGTGGTGCGCGAGCACGCCGGGATCGCCGACGACCAGGTGATCCAGACGTGCGTCGCGATGGGGTGGCCGGAGGAGTCGTTCCCGGCGAACGGGGTGGTCTCGCGGCGCAGGCCCGTCGCGGAGGCCGCGCGATTCGTGGGATTCGACGACTGACGACCCGATTCCCCGAGCTGGAGCGTGTGGCCGGCGATCAGGCGGGTACCCCCTGTCGGACTCATGCCGACCGAGGAGAACCCCATGCCTGACGAAGACCAGCGCCCCGCCACGACGACCGACGCCGGCGTCCCCGTCGCCAGCGACGAGCACTCGCTGTCGGTCGGCCCCGACGGGCCCCTGCTGCTGCAGGACCACTACCTCATCGAGCAGATGGCGAACTTCAACCGGGAGCGCATCCCGGAGCGTCAGCCGCACGCCAAGGGTGGCGGCGCCTTCGGCACGTTCGAGGTCACCGAGGACGTCACGGCGTTCACCCGCGCGGCCGTGTTCGCGCCCGGCACGAAGACCGACGTGCTGTCCCGGTTCTCGACCGTCGCGGGCGAGCGCGGCAGCCCCGACACGTGGCGCGACCCGCGGGGCTTCTCGCTCAAGTTCTTCACGAGCGAGGGCAACTGGGACATGGTCGGCAACAACACGCCGGTCTTCTTCGTCCGCGACCCCATGAAGTTCCAGCACTTCATCCGCTCGCAGAAACGCCGCCTCGACAACAACCTGCGCGACCACGACATGCAGTGGGACTTCTGGACCCTCGTGCCGGAGTCGGCGCACCAGGTCGCGTGGCTCATGGGCGACCGCGGCATTCCGCGCACGTGGCGGCACATGAACGGCTACTCGAGCCACACGTACTCGTGGATCAACGAGGCCGGTGAGCAGTTCTGGGTCAAGTACCACTTCAAGACCGACCAAGGCATCGAGACGTTCACCCAGGACGAGGCCGACCAGATGGCGTCGGCCGACACCGACTACCACCAGCGCGACCTGTTCGAGCACATCGAGGCCGGGGAGCACCCGAGCTGGACGCTGCACGTGCAGATCATGCCGTTCGACGACGCGAAGACGTACCGGATCAACCCGTTCGACCTCACCAAGGTCTGGCCGCACGCCGACTACCCCCTGCAGGAGGTCGGCAAGCTGACGTTGAACCGCAACGTCAGCGACTACCACGCCGAGATCGAGCAGGCCGCGTTCGAGCCGAACAACATCGTGCCGGGCACGGGTCTCTCGCCCGACAAGATGCTGCTCGCCCGCGGGTTCAGCTACGCCGACGCGCACCGCGCGCGCCTGGGCGTCAACTACAAGCAGATCCCGGTCAACGCGCCCAAGTCGCCGGTGCACAACTACCAGAAGGACGGCGCGATGCGGGTGCAGAACGCCACCTCGCCGGTGTACGCACCGAACTCCTACGGCGGCCCCGCGGCCGACCCGAGCCGCACCGACGACGGCGGCCGGTGGCACGCCGACGGCGACATGGTGCGCTCGGCGTACACGCTGCGCGAGGACGACGACGACTGGACGCAGGCCGGCGCCCTGGTGCGCGAGGTCATGGACGAGGCCGCTCGTGGACGCCTGGTCGACAACGTGGTGGGCCACCTGCTGAACGGGGTCAGCGAGCCGGTGCTGGCGCGCGCGTTCGAGTACTGGCGCAACATCGACGCCGACCTCGGCGCCGCGATCGAGTCGGGCGTGCGCGAGAAGGCCGACGAGACCGATCCGAAGGCCGGGGAGCAGGGCAACCCCGCGCGCTCGGACATGCAGAAGAAGGCCTGACCCCTGCCCCCGGGCGGTGAGCTAGCGCCCGTTCGTCCGCTCGGCGGTGAGACAGCGTCCGTTCCGCTCCCGGAAACGGACGCTGTCTCACCGCTGGCCACGGGGCGGCTCCTCACGCTCGGCGCCACGGTCGTGCTGGCGGTGCCGCTCATGCTTCCGACGCGGACGGGTACTCGGAGGACATCATGACGACACACGACTCAGATCGATCGAACTCGGCGCAGCGCCGACTCCTGCCGATCGCGGTGCTCGTGGCCGCGATCCTCCAGGTCGTCACACCGCTCGTCACGATCAACGGACCCGGGACCTCGCCCGGCGAGGGGTCCGGCCCGGAGCTGCTCATCACCCCGGTCGGGTGGGCGTTCTCGATCTGGGGCGTCATCTACACGCTGGCCATCGTGCAGGCCGCGGCGGCGCTGGTCACCGGCGCGCACGGCTCCGAGCGACGCCAGGTCGCGCAGCTCGTGCTGTACCTCGGCGGCGCGGTGTGGATCGTGCTGGCCGGTCTCGACAGCAGCCTGGCCACGGCGGCAGCGCTCGCGGTCATGTTCGCCGCTGCCGTGGTGGCGGTGCTCGTGGTCGCGCGCGAGCAGATCGAGCCGTCCTGGATGCGCCGGCTGACGCGCGCCGCCGTCGGCCTCTACGCAGGCTGGGTCACCGCAGCGTTCTTCCTCAACGCCTCGACCGCGCTGGTCGACGCCGGCGCCTTCGACGCGGGCGACCTCCCGTGGCAGGTCGTCGTGCTGGGACTGGCCGTCGCGACGCTGCTCGTGCTGACCATCGCTGCTCGCGGTCCGATCGCCTACGCGGTCGCCGGTGTCTGGGCGATGATCGGCATCGCCGTCACGGCGCGCGACAACGGCGACGACACGATCCTCGCCACCACGTTCGTGGGCACCGTGCTCATCGTCGCCGTCACCGCGGTCATCAGCTTGCGACGTCGGAGGGCACCGCTGCCGGTGCTCTGATCGACCGCAGGCCCACGGCCGACACGAGTGCCC from Aeromicrobium sp. Sec7.5 harbors:
- a CDS encoding nitroreductase family protein, with the protein product MDTYDDVVNGRRSIRGFTAEPVPRELVEEIIALAVRAPSSLNSQPWNFTVVTGEPLERIREGNTERMLAGVPESREFRMGEPYAGQHRERQVEIAKQLFGAMGIAREDAERRQDWVMRGFRQFDAPVSVVVTYDRELLGNDIAVFDCGAVTNALVNAAWSRGLGCVINSQGIMQSPVVREHAGIADDQVIQTCVAMGWPEESFPANGVVSRRRPVAEAARFVGFDD
- a CDS encoding catalase gives rise to the protein MPDEDQRPATTTDAGVPVASDEHSLSVGPDGPLLLQDHYLIEQMANFNRERIPERQPHAKGGGAFGTFEVTEDVTAFTRAAVFAPGTKTDVLSRFSTVAGERGSPDTWRDPRGFSLKFFTSEGNWDMVGNNTPVFFVRDPMKFQHFIRSQKRRLDNNLRDHDMQWDFWTLVPESAHQVAWLMGDRGIPRTWRHMNGYSSHTYSWINEAGEQFWVKYHFKTDQGIETFTQDEADQMASADTDYHQRDLFEHIEAGEHPSWTLHVQIMPFDDAKTYRINPFDLTKVWPHADYPLQEVGKLTLNRNVSDYHAEIEQAAFEPNNIVPGTGLSPDKMLLARGFSYADAHRARLGVNYKQIPVNAPKSPVHNYQKDGAMRVQNATSPVYAPNSYGGPAADPSRTDDGGRWHADGDMVRSAYTLREDDDDWTQAGALVREVMDEAARGRLVDNVVGHLLNGVSEPVLARAFEYWRNIDADLGAAIESGVREKADETDPKAGEQGNPARSDMQKKA
- the hglS gene encoding 2-oxoadipate dioxygenase/decarboxylase; translated protein: MVTPTQLRARFAEALSTLYGTEVPAYTTLVEVSQGVNADVLAAGGADAERLGSIQRVTAERHGAIRVGTPEELAQVGRVFGACGMYPVGFYDLREANPPIPVVSTAFRPIDRAELAVNPFRVFTSVLVVDDRRFFDGQLEAELREFLDARTLFSPELLELADRMETDGSLSPEDADRFLELATQVFALSPEPVDRAWYARLEAISSVAADIGGVSSTHINHLTPRVLDIDALYERMQARGIVMIDRIQGPPRTAPGAPDVLLRQTSFRALSEPRSFREVDGRVVPGELRVRFGEVEQRGVALTPAGREVYDREGLAGLPDTDEALDAADLAYYVRDEAGALLPLVYEDFLPRSAAGIFASNLTGEGRSDLTREASGRDAAWMRDVLGRELHDPYALYGAERSAHRGA
- a CDS encoding Fic family protein; translated protein: MDAAALNRGWAPVAYESRPWTVSEGGHLSGTARRDHSGPYPAAVLPRIAGAEVNLPTRLLTQCSEAASELARFDEHLSGVLGGAVDGTGPLASVLLRTESASSSQIENITAGARKIALEAIGEHSSANAKLVAANVAATLAARDLGDGLSVETILAMHAALLGRADPDIAGRLRETQVWIGGTAHGPHRAVFVPPHHSRIAGDLDDLIEFAGRDDLPPLVLASLVHAQFETIHPFVDGNGRTGRAIVHALLAGRGVTTRAVVPISAGLLVDTRAYFDALGAYRDGDAAPIVSRFAKAAIDAAALGRGLVDDLARVRGEQADQIRARRDAAVWRLNDLLVSQPVVNTGYVVERLGVSVPTALAAIGALEELGSLVEATQKGRNRVWHAPAVVDVLDGFAARIRRVQSDA